Genomic DNA from Theileria equi strain WA chromosome 4 map unlocalized gcontig_1105316255033, whole genome shotgun sequence:
TCTCCACTGGGATTCTTTTCCTGAATCTTCAGACTCTGGAGATCTCCAAAGGATCGTGCCATTGTGAGTGATTTTATCGGCACGACACCCTAGTCTTGGAATAAAGAATCGGGTTTTAAGTCCACCAATGACAGTGTCAAAGACCTTGATTCTTCCATGGTCGGAGCAAGTGAGGTCCAGAGTACAGTGGAATTTAACTACATCAGGTCTAGGGATGCTCTTGAAGGCACCAGGGTAGTTTCCTATGAGTCTCCATC
This window encodes:
- a CDS encoding hypothetical protein (encoded by transcript BEWA_016360A); its protein translation is MLRTNHGWRLIGNYPGAFKSIPRPDVVKFHCTLDLTCSDHGRIKVFDTVIGGLKTRFFIPRLGCRADKITHNGTILWRSPESEDSGKESQWRAILVRAYLRGNSCFLVKATLKETGDSLSSVNYIYLNGRWIEIDERESERAKWALKAYVDPQE